The following DNA comes from Rhodanobacter sp. AS-Z3.
CGCCGGCGTCAACACCTTGTATGACGCGCTGCTCAACTCGGCCGACTTCGCGAAGCTGGATTTGTCCTATCTCAAAGTGTGCTTGCAAGGCGGTACAGCGTTGCGCAGCGGGACGGCCGAACGCTGGAAAGCGCTGACCGGCAAGGATGTGGTCGAGGGCTACGGACTGTCTGAAACCAGCGCGGCAATCACCTTCAATCGCTGGGATCAGGCCAACCCGGTGGGCTCGATCGGCTTGCCGATGGCCGAAGTGGAAATCAGCTTGCGCGACAACGACGGCAACGTGGTGGCCAGCGGCGAAGCCGGAGAATTGTGCGTGCGTGGTCCGCACGTCACCACCGGCTACTGGCAGCAGCCTGACGAAACGCGCGATGCCTTTTTCGACGGCGACTGGTTCCGCACCGGCGACATCGCAAGGGTTGACGAGAACGGCTATTACTTCCTGCTCGACCGGCGCAAGGACATGATCCTGGTATCGGGCTTCAACGTGTTTCCCAATGAAGTGGAAGACGTGGTGGCGATGCACCCGGGCGTACTCGAAGCCGGCGTGGTCGGCATGCCCGATGAGAAGACCGGCGAGGCTGTGCGGCTGGTGGTGGTACGCAAGGACCCGGCACTCAGCGAGAGCGACCTGCGCGCGTACTGCCGTCAGCACCTCACGGCTTACAAGCAACCCAAACAAATCGAGTTCCGCGACGCCCTGCCGAAAACTGCCGTGGGCAAGGTACTGCGACGGGAGTTGCGCAAATAGCCGCGGCTGCGCGACTCGTCATGCGTCTGCGCTGCGGAATTGCTCCACCAGGAAGTCACTGAAGCTGCGCACCAGCAGTGACGCCTGCCGATGCTGCGGATATACCGCATGCACGGTGAAGCCTTCCGGCTGGAAGGCATCCAGCACGGGAACCAGTCGTCCATCGGCAAGCGCTGCGGCGACGATGAAATCCGGCAGGTTGATGATGCCCAGTCCGGTAAGCGCTGCGTCACGCAGCATTTCGCCATTGTTCGCACGCAGCGGCCCGCTCACCGATACCTTGCGCGCGCGCTCACCAACACGAAAACTCCATTCGCCGTGGCGTGCATGTCCATAGATCAGGCAGGCGTGCGTCGAGAGTTGCTCGGGCTTCGCCGGCGTGCCGTGTTTGCGCAGGTATTCCGGGCTGGCACAGGTGATCAGCTGCACGGTCGTGATGCGACGGGCAATCAAGCTGGAGTCGGCCAGCGTGCCAATACGCACGGCCATGTCGTAACCCTCGCCGATCAGGTCGACCGTGCGGTCGTTGAGTTCCAGTTCAACCGACACCTCCGGATGGCGCTGCATGAACAACGGAATCAACGGCCCCAGGTGCAGGGTCGCAAACGTCATCGGGGCACTCAGCCGCAGCAGCCCGCGTGGAGCGGCGGTCTGGCTGGTGATCAACTGCTCGGCGGCATCCACGTCCTGCAGAATGCGCTGGGCGCGCTCGTGATAAGCCAGCCCCAGATCGGTGACACGCAGACGCCGCGTCGAGCGGAGCAGCAAGCGCGCACCGAGTCGTGTCTCCAGCGCCGCAATGCGCTTGCTGACAAACTGCTTGGACAATCCGAGCCGCTCGGCTGCCGCGGTAAAACTCTGCGCATCCACCGTCTCGGCAAAGATCCGCATGTCCTCGAGCTGGCTCATTGTCGCTTTCCAGTTGACAGTATTAAGCCGATCATCGCCTTTTTCTATTTACAAGGCGACTCTAATATCTCGCTCCAGACGCAGCACTCGCTGCATCCCCACTCATTCGGAGTACTGCCATGAATCATCGCGAACCCGCCTTCGTCCCCGCCGCGGCCCGCATGCTGCTGGCTTCCCTGTTCCTGATCAGCGGCTTCGGCAAGCTGGCCGCACCAGCCGCCACCAAGGCTTACATCCTGTCCGCCGGGCTGCCATTGCCAGATGTCGCCTACCTGATCGCCGTGCTGATGGAAGTCGGCTTGGGTCTGGCGCTGTTGGTCGGATACCGCACGCGACTGGTCGCCGCGCTGATGGCCGCTTTCACCGTGGCTACTGCATTCGCCTTCCACGCGCACTTCGCCGATCCGAACCAGATGACCCACTTCCTTAAAAATATCGCCATCAGTGGCGGGCTTTTGCAGGTTGCCGCCTACGGTGCAGGCAGCTTTGCACTGGATGCTCTGCGTCTGCGTCGTACCCAGACCGCCTGAGCACATTGTTTTCGTGAGGGAGCGTCGCTCCCTCCGATCCACCATCAACGAGGAGCAACACATGATGCAAGTACGCAAGGCTTCCGAGCGCGGTGTCGCCGAACACGCCTGGCTCAGCTCTCGCCACACGTTTTCGTTTGCCGGCTACATGGACCGCACGCAACTGGGCTTCTCCGATCTGCGCGTGATCAACGAGGATCGTGTCGCACCCGGCCAGGGCTTCGGCAAACACCCGCACCGCGACATGGAAATTTTTTCCTATGTGCTGGAAGGTGCGCTCGCCCACAGCGACAGCATGGGTACGGGCTCGGTGATCAAGCCCGGCGACGTGCAACTGATGAGTGCCGGCAGCGGCGTAACCCATAGCGAATTCAACGGCAGCGACGAAGCGCCGGTGCACTTCCTGCAGATCTGGATCGTGCCGGAAAAATCTGGTGGTACACCGGTGTATCAACAGCGTCACTTCGCCGAAGCTGACAAGCGCGGTCGCCTGCGCCTGATCATCTCGCCGGATGGTCGCGACGAATCGTTGCGCATCCAGCAGGACACGTCCGTCTATGCCGGGCTGTTTGATGGTGATGACACCGCCACGCTGAACCTGGCCGATAACCGGCACGCCTACGTGCATGTGGCCCGTGGCAGCGTCGAACTCAATGGCATGAAGCTGGAAGCCGGCGATGGCGTGCGCCTGCGCAATCCTCGCACGCTGCAACTAGCCGCGGGCGAAAACGCCGAAGTGCTGGTATTTGATTTGCGTCCGCAGGAATTGCCGCAGATGCCGTGATGTGTGGCCGGTCGCGGATGGGTCGATGGATTCGCCCCATCCGCGGCCGCAAGATGGCGGCCCGAGCGCACATTGCAGAAGGTTGGCCGCTATTGAACGTCGGTGACACGTCCACCGGTGAAGGTCACCTTCATGGTCGGGAAGTAGTCGATTTCCTTGCCGCCACCAAGCTGCACCACGGTCGTCGGCTGCCCGAGAATGGCCTGCACCTGCTGTTTGGTCTGGCCCACGGCAAGCGTTCGCGACACAGGGGCTTCCGCCGGCGCATCGTGACTTGCCGGCTGCACGGAAATCACCTGTGCCAGCGACTGCATCACCTCATCCGCCGAAGGTGTACTGCCCTTGGCAAAGGGCAACACCAGAAAAGCCTTGTAGTGCAGGCCGTCGATCATCTCGCTGAGCAGCGACAACTGCACGCCGTCGTCCTTCATCTCCACGCCAGTCAACAACACTTTCTCGCCGGCGACGAACATGCGCGTCGGCACGGTCGGTGCGTTGCCGCTGGCGGTGAAGAACTTCATCTTGTTGAGAAAGCTCTGGTGAAGCTTGCCGCCCTTGTATGTGTTGTAGGACGGAATCGCCGAACTGATTGCGCACATGAACAAGTCATCCTTGTTCAGCACCAGAACGTCGCCGGGCTTGACGATCGAGGTCAGGTCAGCGGTAGGTTTGGTCAGCGCGTAAGTGGCTTCGATCCGCTCGGGAATCGAGCCGGCCTGGGCATGCGCGGCAGGCGCAGCGGCAAGCAGCGTCGCAGCAAGCACGAAGGCGGAAACAACGGCACAAGCCGAATAACGCAGAGTGGACATGGCAATCCTTTGCAAAGTAACTGCTCCCGCAGCGGAAACAGTGGACAGGAATAAATCAGTGCTATGCACAGAGGCTAACATCGTTCAAACAGGCACACAATTCGGCCTCAAGCGACAGCCGGACGCCCCGACAGGCACTTCACACAACCGCTTGAAATTTCCCATGCGCCGCGCCGCCAGCGTGATGTCGCCATGCTTCCACGCGTCTACAAAGGACACTGCGCCACGCACGAATCCCGTTATCCGGAGCGCCGTGCCTCGCACCATGCCGCGCACACAACAGCCATGTCCAGTCGAGCAAGCGATGCAGCGTTTGCGCAGCCACGTCCGCGTGGCACGGCAAGCTCGTGAATCCGCCCTCGTGTGAAAGACGGCATACTGACCCTCCCTCGGGCAACAGGCCAGCGAGTGAGAACACTGCGCCAAATGGGACTTCCATCCCCACCCAACGTTGACGGCGTCCGCTTTCGAAGCAAACCGTCGCAAAGCGCTGAAGCGCCGACCACGCCATGGCAACCATACCCGGTGAACCATTCGGGGAGCTGCCCATGAATGTGCGCCCGCTGGTTCGGCTTCGCTCGCTGCTGCGCCGTTGGT
Coding sequences within:
- a CDS encoding pirin family protein, with protein sequence MMQVRKASERGVAEHAWLSSRHTFSFAGYMDRTQLGFSDLRVINEDRVAPGQGFGKHPHRDMEIFSYVLEGALAHSDSMGTGSVIKPGDVQLMSAGSGVTHSEFNGSDEAPVHFLQIWIVPEKSGGTPVYQQRHFAEADKRGRLRLIISPDGRDESLRIQQDTSVYAGLFDGDDTATLNLADNRHAYVHVARGSVELNGMKLEAGDGVRLRNPRTLQLAAGENAEVLVFDLRPQELPQMP
- the bamE gene encoding outer membrane protein assembly factor BamE, encoding MSTLRYSACAVVSAFVLAATLLAAAPAAHAQAGSIPERIEATYALTKPTADLTSIVKPGDVLVLNKDDLFMCAISSAIPSYNTYKGGKLHQSFLNKMKFFTASGNAPTVPTRMFVAGEKVLLTGVEMKDDGVQLSLLSEMIDGLHYKAFLVLPFAKGSTPSADEVMQSLAQVISVQPASHDAPAEAPVSRTLAVGQTKQQVQAILGQPTTVVQLGGGKEIDYFPTMKVTFTGGRVTDVQ
- a CDS encoding DoxX family protein — its product is MNHREPAFVPAAARMLLASLFLISGFGKLAAPAATKAYILSAGLPLPDVAYLIAVLMEVGLGLALLVGYRTRLVAALMAAFTVATAFAFHAHFADPNQMTHFLKNIAISGGLLQVAAYGAGSFALDALRLRRTQTA
- a CDS encoding LysR family transcriptional regulator; translated protein: MSQLEDMRIFAETVDAQSFTAAAERLGLSKQFVSKRIAALETRLGARLLLRSTRRLRVTDLGLAYHERAQRILQDVDAAEQLITSQTAAPRGLLRLSAPMTFATLHLGPLIPLFMQRHPEVSVELELNDRTVDLIGEGYDMAVRIGTLADSSLIARRITTVQLITCASPEYLRKHGTPAKPEQLSTHACLIYGHARHGEWSFRVGERARKVSVSGPLRANNGEMLRDAALTGLGIINLPDFIVAAALADGRLVPVLDAFQPEGFTVHAVYPQHRQASLLVRSFSDFLVEQFRSADA